Part of the Nitrospirota bacterium genome, CAGCACGGCGAGGAAATGGGTGAATTGAGAGAGGAGCCTCCGGTAGAGAGGCGTCCTCCTCACCTCCTGTATCTCGTTGAAGCCGTACTCATGCAGGCGGCGCCGGGCGTCGTCTTCGGCAAGTCCCTGTTCTGAAGTGATGAGCGCATGCAGAACCTCGCCGGCTGTCAACGCGTATATTTTCTTCATGGACAGGGGGGCCGGTTGCCCCTGCGTTCTTTCTGCCGGGGCCTCAGCCGTGGCTTGAAAATGATGAGGTTGCAGGGCGCCTCCCTGAGCACCTGTTCCACGGGGCTCCCGCTCACCATGCTCCGGAGCAGGCTCCGCTCGCTCGCTCCCATGATAATGAGGTCGTTCTTCTTGAATGCAGCTTCGGTCGTGATCGAGCGGGCTATGCGGCCGCTCCCTGTCCTGCGTTCATGGACGACCCCGTACTTTTTCAGGTGCTCGATAAAGCACTCGATATCCCGGGAGGGGCGCTGCTCCCTCTCCGCGACGCTGAGCGGCGCCTCCCCGCGAAAAAGGGTGGTCAGCGGTCGAGGAAGATGAAACAGCGTCAGACGGGAATCGAGCCCCTCGGCGAGCTTTCCAATGAAATAGGCCCGCTCGTCGATATAGGAGAGGCGTCCCTTGAGCGGCACCAGGATATCCCGTGGATGTCCTTTCCCCATATGCACGACTCTCGCCATCGCCACCGAACAGGGCAGCCGCGTCATGAGATCCCGCGCGCGGGTCCTGATGAAAAAGCGGCGTTCGATATCCTCTCTCCTCGTTGCAATGACAACGAGATCGACATCCTGCTCTCGTACCGTCTCCCGTATCTTTCGTACCGGATCGCCCTCTTCGGTAATGCTCTCGACCTCTATCCCCTGCCGTTCTGC contains:
- a CDS encoding universal stress protein: MYARILAAVNEFTNSEIAARYALALAKACRAKLLLVFVAEAPVTPSAFRRAESALERLFIEAERQGIEVESITEEGDPVRKIRETVREQDVDLVVIATRREDIERRFFIRTRARDLMTRLPCSVAMARVVHMGKGHPRDILVPLKGRLSYIDERAYFIGKLAEGLDSRLTLFHLPRPLTTLFRGEAPLSVAEREQRPSRDIECFIEHLKKYGVVHERRTGSGRIARSITTEAAFKKNDLIIMGASERSLLRSMVSGSPVEQVLREAPCNLIIFKPRLRPRQKERRGNRPPCP